CAACGCCTTCCTCTTTCTTCTCTTCTGAAAAGGAATACAAAACGGCGCCATTGCCGCAAATCCAATAGAAGCATGTGTAGCAACAACCACAGCAGTAACTACGGCTATCGATACAGTAGCGAGGCCACAGATAGCGCATCCAACTGTGGCGTTACGGAAGAGACGGATTCTGTGACGACATTTCCTCCGGTCGAGTTGAATTTGGTGTTTAAGATCAGAGAAGCTGTCGCGGAGAGTGCGAAAATAAGGGAAAACGAAGGGGTTTTCGTGAAGGTTGAATTGGAAGAAGAGATCATAAGCAGTGTCGCATTGCGGTTGAGAGAGGGAGGAGCTATCTGAAGGGAGAACGGAAAGAAGTTCGGAGAGAGGGTTATACATTTCTTTTGCACGGTGGATGGTACGGACGAGGGTGAGGCAAAGGTGGGAGGTTGTTTCACTTTGATCGAAGTAGGAAGAAACGAGGTGGGTAAGGGCGCTTTCGGGTTTAGCGTTAGCGAGGGTTTCACGGACGCTGTTGGAGTCGGGTTGAAGAACTTGGGTGAGAATATCACGATGGTGCGAATCTTCGTCTTGTTCTTGGGAGTTATCTTCGTTTTGTTGTTGAATTTCGATGAGGTGCGGTTGAGGGGTTTGGATCATGGCGCGGATTTCATTGTAGGAAGGACCTTGAATGGCGCGATCGAATTCGCGCGAGACGTTTGGGCTTGATGATGGAGATGGGGTTTGTTCTTGGGTTGAGTTTGCTGGGAAATGAAAAGAGGATTGAGTGAGACATTTTCACAAACAGGTAGAGGGATTGAAATAGAGAGGTTAGAGTTTAGTGCGATTTACCTTGTGAATGTGGAGTGAGGTTGCGTGAGGAAGGAGTCAACGTGTTGAAGGAGAGGCATTGCAGCATTTCTAATTTTCTATCGTTAatgatgaattgatgatgatgatgatgatgatttgttTCTTGTTTGAGGGAACTGTTGTATACTTTCCGTCACTGCTGGGAGTGTTTATGAGAATACTTAAATTGCAGCAGTTGAAGTTACTGAATTAGTTGAATGTGGAGTATAAACTGTTTGGAAAGGAGAACCTAAACTAGTCAATGTGGTTATgtggaaaatattttcatatgatCCGTTTTATATGTggcaaaaatatattataattaacgTGTTATATGTGGCAAAAATAAATCTAACtattgaaattaaataattacaatttagtcaacttttatttatatttaaaaagaaagatagagatatattatattttcttccTCTCTTCGTATcattatttcctttttcttttttcctaTGTTGTCGCCCTTCATTCTATGTTCCAtcgatgtttttttatttattctgctCTAAGTATTATCTTGTCGTCTAGATGTTATcaacattttttcttttttctacttCATACACAACTTCGTCGTCTTGCTGTCTCATCATCTTGAGGCAACTATCATGATGTCGTCGTCCCAAATCACTTAACGACTATGTCACAGTTCAAAGAAATTGTACAATACAATAACAAATTAGATTGTAGTTCTGTTTATCATTATGCTAGTGATCAATTTATGCACACTCATCGTACTCTCGAAACCATGAGTACTTGCTAAAAAAGCACAATGAGGGACAACCCCTAATTATGTAGAGTGATCAGAGATTTAGTGTTTCTGGTGTGCTAAAGAGGTCTTGTATCCCAGTGTGAAATTGGGAAATATATATGAACTCTCTATGCCCTGGGTCAGAGAGACGAGGAAAGGTTTTCTAAGCCCCTAAACCCAAAACGTGTAATAGAGAGGAGACTGTTTCCCCTTGGATCGTGGAGGAGGCAGTTTTCATATTGACTGATCTTTGTGGCTTTTTAGTTTTCAGCCACCTCGCAAGCCATGTGCGACAAGATATAGAAACCGTAGGTAGCAGACCCAAGCCCTAATAAATGGTTTGCTTCAAAGGGGCTAGTCTGATAAAGAGGATACTTGCCCCAGGCCTGGCATCTTGCTCGATATATGTATACTTGGTTCTGGTCGTTTCTTCATGGGTTACCCCCTTAGAGGCCCAACAAAATTACCCAATCCACAATCCCTCATGCACGAGACCTTGAAAAATGTgaagttatttaattttaactatCGATATCTTAAAGATTCATGCGAGCTTCTCTAATGAGTCCTGAGACAAGTTTCTCAAGTAAAGCATGGGAGGGGTCCCTCAAGTGAATGCTCCCGGGGGGAGGCAAACCCCTCAATCATTACTTCAGGTCAAGCTACTTTGCCTTCGTGTTGTTGCCCTTGTAAACTTGCTGACACTCATACCCCTTAGGGATTTTGAAAAGTATAGGCGTGATGGCGATTTATAATATATTGGTTGTATTTGTCAAAGCTTTCCCATTGTT
The Vicia villosa cultivar HV-30 ecotype Madison, WI linkage group LG6, Vvil1.0, whole genome shotgun sequence genome window above contains:
- the LOC131609851 gene encoding UPF0496 protein At3g19330 → MLQCLSFNTLTPSSRNLTPHSQANSTQEQTPSPSSSPNVSREFDRAIQGPSYNEIRAMIQTPQPHLIEIQQQNEDNSQEQDEDSHHRDILTQVLQPDSNSVRETLANAKPESALTHLVSSYFDQSETTSHLCLTLVRTIHRAKEMYNPLSELLSVLPSDSSSLSQPQCDTAYDLFFQFNLHENPFVFPYFRTLRDSFSDLKHQIQLDRRKCRHRIRLFRNATVGCAICGLATVSIAVVTAVVVATHASIGFAAMAPFCIPFQKRRKRKALARLKQLDAAESGTFVVNHVNTIDSLVDRLQTAVEGDKAYVRFALDRGRDRHPIQEVIKQLRKTQPIFEQLLKDLEQHIYLCFYTVNKARYALLKEISHHQTGVVS